One window of the Maridesulfovibrio frigidus DSM 17176 genome contains the following:
- a CDS encoding glycosyltransferase family 9 protein gives MKDISTINPKRILVCQLRQIGDVVLATPSVSLLHKKYPHAEIHVFTEGKCAEVFENNPAVQHVWVIDKKKLANPLKALAFYRKVGRSGYDLVVDFQQLPRCRWMLLFSNASVKLSFKPPWYNRFLYTNWPDFIPGGYAAKYKAGVLKPLGIDWDNEKPQIFVSDEERAEGRDCLSSLGVSESDTLVTVDPSHRRETRRWSAESYGKLIALIAQEREGVKFFLLYGPGEKDVVEKVKSVADLGEQCVMLEKPGSLRLMAALIERAVLHIGNCSAPRHFAVGVGTPSITPPGSSSSAWTFPSPEHEEVVPEGLECQPCGNEKCASGLMKCLNELKPEVVLERVLEKI, from the coding sequence GTGAAAGATATAAGCACGATTAATCCTAAGCGAATTTTAGTATGCCAGTTACGTCAGATTGGTGACGTGGTATTGGCTACGCCTTCCGTGTCTTTGTTGCACAAAAAATATCCACATGCAGAAATTCATGTTTTTACTGAGGGAAAGTGTGCTGAGGTCTTTGAGAATAATCCAGCAGTACAGCATGTTTGGGTAATAGATAAAAAAAAACTAGCTAATCCATTAAAAGCCTTAGCTTTTTATAGAAAGGTAGGAAGGTCCGGCTACGATTTAGTCGTTGATTTTCAGCAACTGCCACGTTGCCGATGGATGCTTTTATTTAGCAATGCTTCTGTAAAACTTTCCTTTAAACCACCATGGTATAATCGTTTTTTGTATACCAATTGGCCCGACTTTATACCTGGCGGCTACGCTGCAAAATATAAAGCAGGAGTATTAAAGCCTCTTGGCATTGATTGGGATAATGAGAAGCCACAAATTTTTGTAAGTGATGAGGAACGCGCAGAGGGGCGTGATTGCCTGTCCTCACTAGGTGTTAGCGAGAGCGATACACTGGTTACAGTCGATCCTTCTCACAGAAGGGAGACAAGACGCTGGTCAGCCGAATCCTATGGCAAGCTTATCGCTCTGATTGCACAGGAAAGGGAAGGAGTTAAGTTCTTCCTGCTCTATGGTCCTGGCGAAAAGGATGTAGTGGAGAAGGTTAAATCTGTAGCAGATCTTGGCGAGCAGTGTGTCATGCTTGAAAAGCCAGGTTCACTCAGGCTAATGGCGGCTCTCATCGAAAGAGCTGTTTTACATATAGGAAACTGTTCCGCTCCGAGGCATTTTGCTGTAGGAGTCGGAACTCCAAGTATAACTCCCCCAGGATCATCAAGTAGTGCGTGGACTTTTCCTTCACCGGAACATGAAGAGGTTGTGCCTGAAGGTTTGGAGTGCCAGCCCTGCGGAAACGAAAAATGTGCCAGTGGCTTGATGAAATGTTTGAATGAGTTGAAGCCGGAAGTTGTGCTTGAACGTGTTCTGGAAAAGATTTAG